Part of the Rhipicephalus sanguineus isolate Rsan-2018 chromosome 5, BIME_Rsan_1.4, whole genome shotgun sequence genome is shown below.
GGACGGGAATCTCTTGCTCTTCACCCGTGTCGATAACCCCTACAATGGCTTGGCATTGATTGGGTGTGTCTTGGTTAGCTTCTCGCTCCGCGTACCGTTTCAGTAGGTTGGCGTGGAAAATCCTCGACCCGCTCGGTGTCCTTACGGCGTAATCGAGGTCTCCAACGGTCGCCTGGACTTCGAACGGTCCCTTCCAATGCAACAAGAGCTTGTTGTTGTCGGTCGGGAGCAAGATGAGGACTTTATCTCCTAGTTTGAATGTTCGATCCTTTGCCTTCCGATTGTAGTTTTTAGCATACCGTGCTCCCGCCTTTCGGAGTTCTTCGTGAGCTagacgacacgtttcttccaagCGATTTCGCAAATCCAATACGTACTGGTAGGTTGTCTTCAGGTCGTCATCCAGCTCTTGGTTTGTCCATACTTCTTTTAGGATCGCCAGAGGGCCTCGGACGTGTCGCCTGTATAGTAGTTCAAACGGTGAGAAACCGAGGCTCGCTTGCGGTACTTCCCTATATGCAAATAGCGATGGACCTAGAAATCGATCCCAGTTTTTCGGTTTTTCCGCACACGTTCGCTTCAGCATCATTTTTAGTGTGCCATTAATTTTTCTAGCATTCCGTTGGCCAACGGGTGATAGGGGGTTGTATGAAGCTGTCGCACTGACAGAAGGCGTGCCACTTCCTTCATTAGCTCCGACGTAAAGTTGGTACCCCTATCACTGAGGATTTCTCTCGGTACGCCGACACGGGAGAACATTTCGACGAGAGCCTCTGCCACTCGTTCCGTCTCTATGCTCGGCAGTGCCACGGCGTCTGGGTAGCGTGTGGCGCAATCCATGAGTGCCAAGATATAGCGGTTCCCTCGtccggatggtgggtggatagggCCTACTATATCAATGGCTACTCGCTTGAAGGGTGTGTCGATCACAGGAGATTTGCCAAGGAAAACGTGTGGCACCCTTCCTTTCGGCACTGTTCGTTGGCAAATATCGCATGAAGCCACGAAGCGTTTCACGTCGGCTGTGACTCCGGGCCAGCAGAATTCTTCTTGAATCCGGTCCCTAGTTTTCTCGGCTCCCAAGTGTCCAGCCATAATTCCATCGTGTGCCAGCTTCATCACAGTTTCTCGGCGGTTCTTTGGCACCACAAGTTGTCGTATCTGTCGTCCATTTTTCTCCGTATAATACCTGTAGAGTAGGCCGCCGTCTTGCTTGAACTCTATCGCGCAATTACTGTTACGGCATTTCAAATTCTTTCCAATTTGTGCGTAGCACATTTTTAAGGACCCGTCCTGCTTTTGTTCCTCAGCGTAATTCTGGGCCGGATCCTCCTCGGAATGGGGCGTGAGAAGAGGCTGGAATGGCCCTGACTGGGCTTTAGATTGAGCTCGGGTTACAACTGCCGCGGTATTCTCTTCGACCTTGACCGTTTCGTCGTGGGGTTCCTCGATCGACGGTGGATCGATATTCAATTGCTCTTCCAGAGGTTCAGGGTGATCTGCTGATCGGGCTCCCTCGACGTTTCCCACGGTTAGGTCGTACAATGGATtgtccatgcacagggcagtaactctcccgctgaggtaaggggtctcaacctcaatcttggcttcgggaagcattcgaaccGAATGATCAATCAGGCGAACTGGTTTGGTCTTGCCTGTGAACTCATTGTCTCGGACCAATTCCTTTCGCACGATCACTGTGGTACATCCAGTATCTCTTAGAACCGTTATACGCTTTCCCGCCATTCTTCCGGCAAGCACGGGCGATCCTTTAACCAAGGTTCCCGAGTACGAAGTCATGACGGCATTGGCAACTGGAATTTCCTTCCCGCTTCTTGGCTCGACAAACTGGTCACTGTTGTCTCCTTCACACCCTTCTGGCAGCGTATACACACAAGATACCTGGGGAATCTCCTTTCCCCCGCTGCGGCACGCGTCGGCTTTGTATCCCGTTCgtccgcatttaaaacatttcgtCACACCGGGACGTGaaaagttggtccgacaactgttagcgcgatggcccagTCGGTTACACAAGTAACATCTCGCAGCGCCATCCTGAGAattcttcttttcttcgggtgccgatttcttcgaatcCGTAGGAACCTCCTTTTTTACCTTGGCCAGATttgtgccaccttgcgcttccaagaattgatcggccaactcaagcatgtcgtcaagcgatttagctttcctctctttcagatacagcgacaggctcgggtggcaactggtgagaaattgctctctgattagaagctctctaagctcaccgtactcctgtgccgtctctgaaagttcgatccacctgtcaaaataatggctgagccgcgcagcatactgcgttgccgtctcgccatcagctggccttcccgtacggaaccgatcacggaagccttccacggtgaatctaaatcgcttcagcaaggcagctttcactttcgtgtaattagctgcatcggtaggtgtctgTTAGGACGCGGCACCAAACGCCGCTCTCTGTGTTGAGACGCACGTGAGCCACGTGCAAATGACGTCATCTGTTAGCCGCTATTTATGGGAACGCGCAATAAACCTTTTGTTCTGTTGCTGAGCGTCTGGCTCCGAGTCACGTCcattacagtggcgacgaagacagGCAGCGGACCAGCGCAGGCCCGAACAAGACGCGCAGTGCAATGCCAGTCAGCGGCATCGGGGAGTATCGCCTCGGTACAAGTGCGTCATGGGACGAGTACGTGGAGCGACTTGAAATGTACTGTGAAGCCAACAAGCTTTCGAAGGATGAAGAAAAGCGTGCTGTTTTACTCAGCTCCTGTGGAGAAGAAACGTACAGTCTCATCGTgacgctggtcaaacccgaaaggCCAACTGCTGCAgcttacgagaagatcaagaaagcGGTCCGAGAACACATGCATCCGAAGCCGTCAGTGCTGTGCGGTAGATTTTTATTTTACAAGCGTAACCAAGCGCAAGGCGAAAGCGTCGCAGATTACGTGACAGCGCTGAGAAGACTGGCTGAAAACTGTGGCTTCGGAGACGACACGCTTCCTATGGACGAGATGATGCGAGATCGTTTCGTCTTCGGCATCAGCAACGAGGCTGTGCAGCAACGCCTACTGGCAGAAAGGGACCTGACATTCACTGTGGCGTACGACATGGCCGTGACAGCGGAAGCAACCCAACGGCAGCAACGAGAAATCAGGACACAGAGCCTCAGCGACGCGAACTGCATAGGCGACGCGGCCCTCCACGAAACGCGCCCAAAGGAGCCAGCTGCGTCCAGAGATGGCGTCTGTTACCGCTGCAATGGTGAGCACAGTTCTAAAACttgcaaatttcgttatgaagctTGTCACTATTGCAAGAAAAAAGGCCATATCGCTAGAGTTTGTCGCTTCAGAAAAGAATCGCCGTCAAGTCATAATCAAACTGCGGCACAGAAGCGAGGAAAAAATCCGGCACGGAAGCAAAGTCAGGCAAGCAGACCGCTGCACGAAGTGGAAGAGCTTTACTCTGTTTACGAAGTTCGCGAGTCAGAAAAATTTATTACCACTGTGCTGATCCAAGGGAAAGAGGTGCAGATGGAAGTAGACTCAGGAGCGTCTCACTCGCTGGTTAGCCAAGAAACGTGGCGAGCAATTGAAGGACGCGCAGGCAAAATTCCGCTAGTCAGTACCGGACGCAGCTTGTGACTTGGACGAAAGAGCCACTTGAGATGCTGGGAAAAGCAATAGTCGAAGTGCGTTtcaaagaaaaatgtgcaaagtTGCCTTTACTAGTGGTGAACAAGCAAGGTAGTAGTCTTCTTGGAAGAAGTTGGTTTAAGGCTTTAGGAATTAAAATTCAAGGAATAAAGAAAATATCTGATGAGTCAGAAATGCTTCAGCGATTTCAAGAGGTCTTTGCGAGTGATCTTCCAGGATGCACTCAACAACCAGTGCACATTGATCTAAAAAATGAAGCACAGC
Proteins encoded:
- the LOC125758642 gene encoding uncharacterized protein LOC125758642 codes for the protein MPVSGIGEYRLGTSASWDEYVERLEMYCEANKLSKDEEKRAVLLSSCGEETYSLIVTLVKPERPTAAAYEKIKKAVREHMHPKPSVLCGRFLFYKRNQAQGESVADYVTALRRLAENCGFGDDTLPMDEMMRDRFVFGISNEAVQQRLLAERDLTFTVAYDMAVTAEATQRQQREIRTQSLSDANCIGDAALHETRPKEPAASRDGVCYRCNGSSVGDGSGSTVHAKALVMETSTSSKYFITVEIAWVTMVSPLEAAFEVGLMTFGADVEVAWAAVRESESKGAWTASLGTEEVSTSRAVESVT